The Gossypium arboreum isolate Shixiya-1 chromosome 2, ASM2569848v2, whole genome shotgun sequence region GAGCAATGGGCTGTAGCTCGTGTGCAGTaaaagggtgatagtaagtgcGTTCCATGGGCCGTTTTGAGGGATTTAATATCGACACATCCAGATGTAAAGAAAAGGGTCGACGTCCTAACTTTGAGTATTTACATcatggtgattttcccaaaggcgttggggcacatagatgaggcagtcgCGGATTTGTTCAATCGCGTTGGTAAGCAGAATACACTAGTACCAGCAATCCTAGCTGAGATatttagatctttgagtgcatgttGGAGGGCCGGCGAGGGAAGATTTATTAGATGTGTGCAATTGTTGCTAGTCTGGCTCCATAGCCACTTCTGGaagcttgataaggttccttgtcgagtattctttgagggttattctccctTAAAGGAAGCAGTAGACATGCCTAGGAGAGATGACATTTCAGAGgagaggtggatagacattcttcaAAATCGTcgagaggaagatgttatgtggaaggctccttggttggttcCTAGTAAAGTCCTTTACCAATGTGGCAGTTTTTATTGGGTTCCTTTTctaggaatttggggagttgttggatATGCACCATTGCTTGTTCTAAGGCAATATCGAGTGAGGTAGTTCATACTGGCTACACAGGGTTTAGCTCAGAGTGATTTCTCTTATAAAGGAGATCACTATAAAAAGAGGATACGAGAGATTTCTGAAgcttggaagaagcctttctATATGAAGATCTTGATCGAAGGCTCGACATCAACCCTTGAGTATAAAGGGTGGTTTAATAGGAGAGTCAACGATAATGTCCTAGGCCGATTTTAGGGGCGAATCGATCATTAGAGGAGAGattacgagtgattccatcagagttggaggttataaagcaagagttcgagagaaagaattcAGAGCTTGAAAAGAGGATTGAGAAGCTCGAAGAGGAAAAAATGTGCTTGAGTCTCGACatcgatgttcaaaagatggaagtcgagaaggtgaaaaaggaaaagagaaagatcgaggaagatcgagatgatttaaagACGCACTACAAGAAGGCCCAGGTAACGTTGAAAAGGGTCGGATTAGGGAGATCTTCAGAGCAGTGGCAGCAAGAGATTcaagaagaaagagccaaagccAAGTATTGGGAGAAGAATTTCCAAGAGATGCAGTCACGTAATCAGGCCCTAAAGAaggaaaatcaaggattaaaaactaaggtggctgagcttggacgatctcttcatcatcaccgaagtcgtaactctgtgatcgagttaaaggcaagcttggaaaagatcgaggaaatgaagcacaATATTGGAGGGTTGGAAGTAGCACTACAGGACTGTGAGCTACAaattgagcagctcgaggcaagagaagaacagtggaagggagaacttcaccatcttcAGGATCAAGTTAGAGATAGGGATTATCTCATGGGAGAAGATATAGTCTAGATTCGAGAAGTTGCTGACCATTTACAAGACCTAGCGGCACAAGCTAATGTATTGAGTACAAAATATAAGTTAGTGTCAGATAGAGGTCTAGAGTTAGCTTTGTTGTTGGATAGGGTTAAAACCTTGGGCCTGAGGGCAAAGGCATATATGTAATCCATTTTATGTAaagtttttgtttcttaaataacgttttctaaaaagaaactgaatcagaatcgatatcttttagcattcatgcatttgtatctcatcacatcatatgcatagaaagaccctaattagttaaaattaatagggAGAAAAAGtgtaagagaaagaaaatctggaagcaacacatccttaCGGTACACGCGCTAAGTcaaagaatatggatcaaagacttaagcagatttagaaagaaatacaagaGCAGTTACAGGAGCAATTGGAAAAAATCCAACAAGAGATGAAGGATCAAATGTTCGAGgctcaaaggaatatgatggctgagaTGGCTCAGCTGTTGAAGGGAACAACAGATAAAGGAAAAGCCCCTATGACTACTACTGAAGAGGATAACGAGGGTCATCCTCCTGGTTTCACTCCACCTCACGTACAGACCCAACTTGAGGGATATCCCCGAGGGCCGTCTGTCACAATAAGGCCTCAACAAGGTCAAGTCGATGCTGGAATACCCATGAACTTTCAAACTGGTTCGGGATTCAATCCTGGAGACAATCCTTCCAATTTGGTTATACCCGATCTAAATGTAGTTGAGAGAGAAGAAATGAGACTCGAATCATCAAGGCAATTAGAGAACATTGTAGATGGTTAGAGGAGAAATTTAGGGCACTAGAAAACGCTGATAATCGCTAGGGAATGGATGCTAAGGACTTAAGTTTAGTCCCAGATTTGGTACTTCCCCATAAGTTCAAAATGCCGGAATTcgagaagtacaatgggactacttgcccggAAGCCCAttgtaataacccaaatttaCCTGGGcccataaataataaaaataaaaacaaaatttatttaaaaataataaattccaTTTAGCAGTCCATTTACAATAAAATAGGTCTAAAGGCCCAATAGCCCAAACTCGGTTACACTTGTAGCCTAACTGGTCTAAACCCAAAATTAACCCTATACCCGTCTACACCCTAAAAATTTTAGCCCAAATACCTAAAACCCAACAACTAAACCCAAATTAGTAAAGCCTAATAAGGCCCAAACCCTAAACTGaaacaggaaaccctagggtttccagaagCTTCGCGCCGCAAACATCATGCCCCTTCGTCTGGCAACGTTTCAGTGACCCCTTATCGACGCCTCCATCAGAGCTGTGACTACCGTAATCTGCGCCTAAATTGACAGATTTCGCTCTGGCATTTGCAAAATAGGAAAGAAGAACAACAGAGGCAATCCAAATATGGAAGGGAATAAAATCAAACAGATAGAATATTATtttcagtggctataaaagcaCGAATCAAAATGATGTAAAGGAGAGAGTTTATATATAggcatatataaaaaaaaaatacagtAGTTTGTCAAGAATACAAAGTTTTTAGCAGGCAtatacaataaaaattaaaaaacagaggtaatttacttttattttgtttttctacGATTACATACAAATATTGCTAAGAGTATAAAAGAGAACTTACTGACAGATTCGCATTGAGAAACAAAGGCATTTAGCCTTCCCTCCGCAGTGTCTGTGTGGCCAGCGATAATGCGTGGGCACTTGCAATCCAAGGGTTTGAGGTCGAGACCGAGTTGGAGGTCTCCTCTTTTAGaggattttaaagttttttttaaaaaaattgattacCAAATGAATTTTGGGTTAAGTTTTGGCATATATAGCATAataaaaacgatgtcgttttggctTAGTCAATAAGCACTGAAATGACACCGTTTCAGtagaggatccgcgcgttgacccgtgacccataaaggatccgcgtgtttttgataaATGGGCAAATTGATCAATCGATCCTTtcgtatttttaaattttataactgcactttatttttattttaaattggccttAACCTTTTAcgtttgtttcaatttagtccctctggTCACTATAAGACTTATATTTAGTATGTAACGATAATGCATGTATATTTGATATTATCTATgatcacatatgcataaaatgttGACGTATATTGTGCAATTTATGCTATTACTCATCATCTCTGTTATATTTGCATGGAATGTTAAAATAGGTATCATATGGGTTAATTTATGTAATATTGATCCTttgtaatatgttaaatgcatcatcactttaaagaatttttataattCATTTGATCCAAAAAGGATTTTTTAAAAAAGGATAAGGCAATGTTTTTTTGTAGTTAGAaattcgggaagtagtgccctaacatgttgggttgtaatttcccgtttgtctaaatgcctaaaatacCCTTCTAAACGATTTTATAAATACTTCCAAATTTCTAGCATTAAAGAcagaaatttattcaatttggtaccaattttttgggtattacgagggtgctaacccttcttcgtatgtaaccgactcccgaacccattttcttgatttcgtagaccaaaacaaaTGATTTCAAACAAAAAGTGCTTTGAAGGCGGTTCAATCACACTTAAACCGATTGGCggtgactcccgttttcgtttttttaaaaaaaggctccttttaaaatggtttcgacactcaTATTACCATGTTCTACAGACAGATGACTAGttatgtaaacaatgatcaattattgatccattgttttcaggatagtttGGTTGAGGCAGCGGCCaagtggtataatcaactgagCCAGGCCAAAATAAGTTCATGGAAGGATCTTGTACAAGCCTTCATGCAGTAGTACAgtcatgtgactgacatgactccggataggatcacgctgcaaaacatggagaaaaagcctaatgaaaattttaggcaatatgcacagagatggagagaggtggcaatGTAAGTTCAACCATCGTTGTTGGAGAAAGAGACTACcatgttgttcatcaacactctaaaggctccattcatcactcacatgattgggaGCACCACTAAAAGCTTTGCGGATATAGTCATGGAGAATGCAATAAGGGGTGGCAAAATCGAGAGGGAAGTGACCAAAAGATCGGCCCCAATGAGAAAGGATAGTGAAGTAAATAACACAAGCACCTTCAACATGaaggcaatcacagttggtcaacctaaAACAGCTGTGGTTGAGCAACAGAGTTCTCAAAGGCAGGAGTCCGGTACAAGGCAGAATTCTGAAAGGATGCAGTTCAAACCTATCCCtatgacgtatcgtgagctttatcaaagcttatacgatgcacatacTATTGATCCTTTTCACTTGAAACCACTGCAGcccccatatcccaaatggtatgacacaaacaCCAGAAGCGAATACCATGCTAGAATACCGGGGCATTCGATCGAAAACTATACCGATTTTAAGAAGGCCGTAGAGAGGCTTATTAAGATAGGGGTAGTGAAGTTCGACAATACCCCTAATACTGAAAACTCATTGCCAAATCATAgcgatcaaggagtgaatgccattggcAAATCCAGTGAGAGGAGAATGAAAGAAGATGTTGCTGAGGTAAGGATGCCAATAAAGGTGATTTGGGAGGAGAtgatgaagagaggtatgttAACCTCTAAAAACTAGAGAAGAGAAACAAGGAACTATGGTGAGTTCTATGAGAAAGAAGGATATGAAGTTCAAGATTGTGAAGAATTCAAGGCCTTGGTGCAAGGCTTTATAGACAACAAAGAGCTACAAATTTTTGAAGGTAGCTCTTGTGAAAAATAAGTATGTGTGCTGGAAGATGAACAGAAAGGAACTAGCCGGCCAAGGATTATTATTTCCCTGCTGGGGATTAATGAAATGGGGGCACAAATGGTGCCTAAGGTCATTATCCATAGGCCTACGTTTTTCTGTTATAAGGATAGCAAGAGGGTACCATGGAGTTATGACTACAGTGTGACAGTGCCGGAGGAGGAGAGTATAGCCAATACGTCTAAGGATGTACAAGTTCAGGGTTCCCATACACGGAGTGGGAAGCAGTATGATACGGTGGGCATCATAGAAGAGCCCACAAAAACAAAAAATGTTATTGCGGAAAAGGAGAAAGAGGCTGAAGTGCCTGTCAATGAGCGAGTAAaggaggaggaggctaaggaatttctaaagttccttaagcataacGAGTATAGCATGGTCGAGCAGTTGCATAGGCAGCCGGCTCGCATATCAGTATTGGCTCTATTTTTGAGTTCTGAGGTGCATCAGGaagcattgatgaaggtgctcaacaaaacatatgtcacccatgacatatccgttaacaagctggACCGGTTGGTTAATAACATAAGTGCGAataatttcatctactttaatgatgatgaaatcccaccgGGGGGCAGGGGGTCAACTAAGGCCTTGCACGTCACCACTCGATGCAAAGGGTACACACTCCCAGGTGTGCTCGTCGATAATGGATCGGCTTTGAATATTCTACCGTTGTCAACATTGAACAGATTACCTATTGACGgttctcacatgaagacatgtcaaaatgTGGTAAGTGCCTTCAACGGTACAGAAAGGAAGGTGATGGGAAGGATTGACATCCCCTTGGAAATTGGGCTGAGTATATATGAAGTAGACTTCttggtaatggatatcaagccttcctacaattgcttattagggaggccatggatacactcagcgGGAGCGGTGCCGTCATCGTTGCACCAGAAATTaaagttagtgacagatggacgGTTAGCAACCATCAATGTAGAGGAGAACATTATAGCtgcagtcactagcaaggccccttatgtcgagaCGAACGAAGAGTCTATTGAGTGTTTCTTTCGCTCTTTAGAATTTGTGAATGCAACCTTTATTTCAGAAGGGAGTCAGCTACCGGTGCCAAAGATAGCAAGAGCTACGAGGATGGCTCTACAAATGATGGTGGGAAAGGGAGCCTTACCAGGAATAGGGTTAGGAGAATACCTGCAAGGAGGGACTCAAATTCTAGAACTAAAAGAGAAGAGAGATCGCTTTGGTCTGGGCTTTAAGCCAGACTATAAACAAAGGAAGAAGGAAGTTGAGAAGCGCCAAGAGGGAAGAAGGGCGCACTTTAATGGAAGAGAAGTAGAGTGGGAGTCGATGACATTCCCTCCAATATCCCAAACCTTCATATCAGGAGGGTTACTTATAGAAGAAAGTCATCAGATTAATACTATACACAACGAAGGATCGAAGtaaggaaaccttgagggcattcgcccttacgaaccgataagctctctgaacaattggagtacagaggaacttcctgtagtctttaggaatttttcagagtaattctcgaaacattcttgttactctagggcctaggagtaataggattacATTTGTGGAATGGGCTTAcgatcatctattattttttaataaaacataacttttatcaatttgaacgagtattgtttcatttttatcaaccaatattccgttaaacttttgcaattattattctttcattcatagcataTAAATAagcattcttaaattcattcattctttctatattctttatacttcacaggtccctagatatcaataaCATGAGCACTGGTATTAAAAATCTTGATTTCTcttgcgagcaagacatgtgtttagaagaatctcaggattttgaagatgtccaggattgtgatgtgtctccgaagCTGTTAAGGATGGTaaagcaggaggagaaacaaatcatgccctatgaaaaagaggcaatagaaaatgtagccctagaggaagggaaagaggtgaaaatcgGCACGCATATTACCAAGGACACAAGGCAAGGACTGAATCAGTTGCTacgtgagttcaaggatatcttcgcatggtcctatcaGGATATACCAGGGTTAAATACCGATATTATGGTGCATCgtcttccaataagacaggaGTGTAAGCCTGTCCAACAGAAGTTGTAAAGAATGACGCCAGATATCGTATTGAAGATAAAGGACGAAGTCAAGAAGCAGATCGATGCAagattcttacaagaggtgaagtactctgactgggtagctaacattgtaccagtccctaagaaggatggaaaggtatgaatgtgtgttgattatagagatctgaataaagctagcccaaaagataatttccctctgccacacatagacactttggtagacaacacaacggggtattcgttgttctcctttatggatggtttttAGGGGTACAACTAGATAAAGAAGCATCCGGAAcacatggataaaaccactttcataacattgtggggcaccttttgttacaaAGTAATACCGTTTGGATTAAAGAATGCAGtggcaacataccaaagggctatggtgacttTATTCCACGATATGAAGCACAAagaaattgaggtgtatgttgatgacatgattgctaaatcttgAACAAAGAAGAAACATATTGAAGTTTTGAAAAAGTTGTTCCTGAGATTAAGGAAAATTTAGTTGAAACTTAATCCGGCAAAGTGCATCTTCGGAGCTAGGTCGGGGAAGTTATTGGGCtttgtggtcagtgaaaagggaatagaagttgactcagacaaagttagagccatacgagaattgGCTCTACCACGTACTAAGAAGGAAGTTCAGGGTTTTCTTGGAagattgaattatattgctcggtttatttcacaattaactgagaaatgtgatcctatatttcgcctccttagaaaacacaaccaaggtacttaagatgaggaatgccagaatgcttttgataagGTTAAGTAATACTTGTTACATGCTCCAATGTTTTCCCCGCCTAGTCCAGATAGAccattaattctataattatcagtgtttagtaattctataggatgtgtgcttggtcaacatgatgAGTCGGGCAGAAAGgagaaggcgatatactacctcagcaagaaattcaaagagtgtgagatgagatattcaccaattgagaaattgtgttgtgctttaatctggatGACTCGAaggttaagacagtacatgctatatcatactacttggcttatttcaaaacttgatcctttgaagtatatgatggagtcaacagctttgaatgggaGAATGGCAAGATGGTAAATATTGCTCTCAGAGTTTGATACAATCTATGTAAGTCAAAAAGCTATGaaaggaagtgcaatagcagAATTATTGGCTAGCatagctctagaagattatgagccattaAACTTTGACTTCcctaatgaggagttgatgtatgtGGCAACTATTGAAGAACGTCCATGGAAGATGAACTTCGACGGCGCATCCAATGTGGTAGGAAATgaaattggggcagtcttggtatccccaaatggcgattattatccattcacgtgcaagttggattttgattgcacaaacaatatggcctagtatgaagcgtgcatcatTGGACTTCAAGCGGCTATAGAGCGAggaataagaaccttggaagtatatggagactctgcgttggtaatttaccagcttagaggtgaatgggagataagagatcctaaattgatcaattatcgaaaggtagttttggggttacttgaggagttcgatgacatcactttcaattatatcccacgagatgaaaaccaattggcagatgctctagcaaccttggcttcaatgaataaagtgaataaagaggaggagatgagacccaTACAGATGAGTATCTTTGATGCTCCAGCTCgctgttgtaacattgaggaagaagaaaaggatgataacccttggtatgaggatatattgcgatatgtgagagatcgtaaatacctagaaatgataagcgaactttaaggagattagcctgcgactacgttttggatggggacatcttgtacaaaagaagaaaggaccaagtactATTAAGATGTGTTGACGCagtggaagctaagttaatcttggaaaaagttcacgagggtgtttgtgggacacacactaatggtttcacgatggctagacaaatcatgaggtttggatattattggtctactatggaaggggattgtatcaactacgctaagaaatgccataaatgttagatttatggagacaagattcatgtaccaccttcacctctacatgttatgacttctccatggcctttttccatgtgaggcatggatgtcattgggtcaatatcaccaaaagcttcaaatgggtatcgctttatttttgtggtcattgattacttcatgaAGTGGGTAGTGGCttcttcttatgcgaatgttactaagtcggttgtgagtcgattcttgaacaaagagatcatttgtcggtatgggatgcctgaaaggatcatatcagacaatgcattgaacttgaacaatagAAGGATAGAAGAAGTTTGCAAtcagttcaagattaagcatcataactcttctccgtatcgcccaaaaatgaatggggcagtagaaGTAGCCAACAAGAACATCGAGaggatagtggggaaaatgactgaaacctacagagattggcatgagaaattaccatttgcactcttagcctACCGAACGTCTATTAGAATCTCaactggggcaactcctttctcgttggtttatgggatggaggcagtgttacccattgaagttgaAATACCGTCTCTCCAAGTtttgtcagagataaagttggatgaggctgaatagatacaatcgcgatatgatcagttgaacttgattgaggaaaagaggctaagggccattcgtcatggtcagatgtatcagaagcgaatgatacgagcttatgacaagaaagtgcaaccaagagaattccacgagtgAGATCTTGTGCTGAAAAAGACCCTTCCCATtcaaaaggactttagaggaaaatggatgccgaattgggaagggctgTATGTCGTGAAGAAGGCTTTCTCTTGGGGTGCATTGATCAtaacggaaatggatgggaaga contains the following coding sequences:
- the LOC108466174 gene encoding uncharacterized protein LOC108466174 produces the protein MENAIRGGKIEREVTKRSAPMRKDSEVNNTSTFNMKAITVGQPKTAVVEQQSSQRQESGTRQNSERMQFKPIPMTYRELYQSLYDAHTIDPFHLKPLQPPYPKWYDTNTRSEYHARIPGHSIENYTDFKKAVERLIKIGVVKFDNTPNTENSLPNHSDQGVNAIGKSSERRMKEDVAEVRMPIKVIWEEMMKRDEQKGTSRPRIIISLLGINEMGAQMVPKVIIHRPTFFCYKDSKRVPWSYDYSVTVPEEESIANTSKDVQVQGSHTRSGKQYDTVGIIEEPTKTKNVIAEKEKEAEVPVNERVKEEEAKEFLKFLKHNEYSMVEQLHRQPARISVLALFLSSEVHQEALMKLDRLVNNISANNFIYFNDDEIPPGGRGSTKALHVTTRCKGYTLPGVLVDNGSALNILPLSTLNRLPIDGSHMKTCQNVVSAFNGRPWIHSAGAVPSSLHQKLKLVTDGRLATINVEENIIAAVTSKAPYVETNEESIECFFRSLEFVNATFISEGSQLPVPKIARATRMALQMMVGKGALPGIGLGEYLQGGTQILELKEKRDRFGLGFKPDYKQRKKEVEKRQEGRRAHFNGREVEWESMTFPPISQTFISGGLLIEESHQINTIHNEGSK